AGTGTTTGTctttgtgagagagagagagagagaactcaCCTTGCCCAACGCGACGATGGTCTTCAGACACAAAAATAGGTTTCGGACTTGTTTCACTTTTATCTTATAATCTGACAAAATTGCAATACAAGGTTTTACTCACGCTTTTTGccctttttttcctttttctaaaaaaaaaaagatgaatacTCAAATGATACTGACCAACTTCTTTCATGGTTTGTGTGGATCAACTAGTTTATGAGCTTAAAATTAGCTTTTACAATTAATCATCAGACATAACAAGACAGCTGAAACATCAGGATAACGAACGATACACAATAACACGAATCTTTCTGCCACTAATAATCTTACAAACATGCATCGTCATCAAACAGGTAAAAGCAAATACAATTTAGTCCTTTCATTTTTTATCCATGGTGTCCACGAGGACGACGAGCAGGAGGACTCGCTGTTATCTTTAAGCAGCGGTGTCTCAATCAGATGGATGACGTCTTGTGTCAATCAGTCCTCGTAATCATCCAACGCTGAATATATCAtcctaagaaaaaaaattgcagaCAGGAAGTGTTTATAAGTTGTCTTGAGCTAATAACGAAGACGATTCTGCTAAGTTGTTTGTTTACCAGAAGATAGTGAGAAAGAGGTTAAGTATTATGTAAGCAAGCTTGAACAGCCGTTTCTTCTTCTCCCAGTTTAGCAGGTTGAATATCTCCGTTACATCTACCAAGTGTTGTCGCTTCGAGTAACTGATTAAACAAACCCGAATGTGGTGAAAATCAAGACATCAACAACATTTTTGATTGGATGCAAACCAGAGATCAAAGATTATTAGTTTgtataaaaagagaaagagtCTTACAGTTGGAAGTTGTAGTACATATAAGGGAGACAAAGGATTGCCATGAACCAGTGTCCTGTAAACAGATAGAATACACATAGAACTCCTTGAATAATGAACTCCGGTAACACCACATAGTTTATCCTCGACGCTGAGTCGTATGGGTTTATGTAATCAAACTCCAGATCCGCTAAGCAAACAAGCTGcaacaacaaaaattaaaattaaaaaaaaaagatttttgatCAAACATATTCTAACACAGTTTGGGCTATTGACCAAAGCTTATGATCAAACATGCAAATATTTGAAACTCAGACTGAAACACACTACAAGATTGACTTGCTCTAAATGGGGCAAATTCGATAAGAAAGTATAGAACTTTAGGttttatttttgtctaaaaATTTTGAGAATCAAATCGAATAAGAACCTGGTATACGATGATTGCCACAAGAgcgatgaggaagaagaaggatatAAGCCATGCCCAAATATCTCCCATCTTCCCCTCCTTCTGCCTCTGTGGTCGCCTGAGATTCCGATTAGTTCAGTTTGGCTTCGGTTTTTTTGAGTTTCTGATCGGAACCAAGAAAGACAAAACGAGACTTCCGGTTCTGTTGTTTCCCGATGTTCCGGTTCGGTTCCTGGTTCTATACGATCTATTTTATTTGACCGAAGGACAATTCAAGGCCGGTTTAATACAACCGGTAGTATTTTCTAAGCCCGTGGGCCTATG
The Raphanus sativus cultivar WK10039 chromosome 1, ASM80110v3, whole genome shotgun sequence DNA segment above includes these coding regions:
- the LOC108860942 gene encoding protein cornichon homolog 4, which encodes MGDIWAWLISFFFLIALVAIIVYQLVCLADLEFDYINPYDSASRINYVVLPEFIIQGVLCVFYLFTGHWFMAILCLPYMYYNFQLYSKRQHLVDVTEIFNLLNWEKKKRLFKLAYIILNLFLTIFWMIYSALDDYED